In Lysinibacillus sp. 2017, the DNA window ACCAGTGTTAGATAATTTAGACCGTGCGCTTCAAGTAGAAGTTACATCAGAAGAAGCAACTTCATTATATAAAGGTGTAGAAATGGTATATCAACAGCTTGTTGCGGCAACACAAAAAGAAGGTCTTGAAGTGATTCCAGCAGAAGGTGAAAGCTTTGATCCAAACTTCCACCAAGCAGTTATGCAAGAACAAGACAGTGAAAAAGAAGCAGGAACAATCTTACGCGAGTTACAAAAAGGCTACAAATTAAAAGATCGCGTATTACGCCCATCAATGGTATCAGTGAACGAATAATATATTTCTTGCCATGCTTAGAGCAAAGTATGGCATCAATCTTTGAAAAAAATTATCGGATAATAACACGACAAACCGTGTTGAATAATAGGAGGAAAAACGAATTATGAGCAAAATTATCGGTATTGACTTAGGAACAACTAACTCATGTGTATCAGTATTAGAAGG includes these proteins:
- the grpE gene encoding nucleotide exchange factor GrpE is translated as MTETTKTNEELEQATTEETPVETVETEEVVLDEKEQKIAELEAKVAEEETRYLRLRADYDNLARRGRLDREASEKYRAQSLLTELLPVLDNLDRALQVEVTSEEATSLYKGVEMVYQQLVAATQKEGLEVIPAEGESFDPNFHQAVMQEQDSEKEAGTILRELQKGYKLKDRVLRPSMVSVNE